One part of the Ursus arctos isolate Adak ecotype North America unplaced genomic scaffold, UrsArc2.0 scaffold_14, whole genome shotgun sequence genome encodes these proteins:
- the BST2 gene encoding bone marrow stromal antigen 2, translated as MAPTFYHYWPVPVTDKSESMLESQRLGRLGWLCILLILMVVALLVAVITLGIRVNSKACKDGLLAEQECCNATRLLELRLTQTQQDLLETMDQAATCNQTAMNLSASLEKENARGQKQLIREKELQGEIERLKQELQDALEKVERLRKEKEVSSKEGETSFGSSLQAFSPLTVPVYLLLGLLALLA; from the exons ATGGCACCTACTTTTTACCATTATTGGCCTGTGCCCGTGACTGATAAATCAGAGTCAATGCTGGAAAGtcagaggctggggaggctggggtggctgtgtaTCTTGCTGATCCTAATGGTGGTGGCTCTGTTAGTGGCCGTGATCACCCTTGGGATCAGAGTCAACAGCAAAGCCTGCAAGGATGGCCTCCTGGCAGAGCAGGAGTGTTGCAATGCCACCCGCCTCCTGGAGCTCCGGCTGACCCAAACCCAGCAAGACTTACTGGAGACCATGGACCAGGCTGCCACCTGTAACCAGACTGCG ATGAACCTGTCAGCTTCCCTGGAAAAGGAGAATGCCCGGGGTCAGAAGCAGCTCATTCGAGAAAAGGAGCTTCAGG GAGAGATTGAGAGATTGAAGCAGGAGCTGCAGGACGCTTTGGAGAAGGTGGAGCGACTAAG aaaagagaaagaggtctCGAGCAAAGAAGGGGAAACCAGCTTTGGCAGCTCCTTGCAAGCCTTCAGCCCCCTGACGGTCCCGGTGTACCTGCTCCTGggcctccttgctctgctggCCTGA
- the CCDC194 gene encoding coiled-coil domain-containing protein 194, with the protein MAELGPEPGRAWRVLALCGAAVFLAAAAAGAALLAWNLASSTSRGPRCPEPGANATAPPRDLAPEVEELRRKLAEATQHEEALARQLDQANRVRLELEEALRACQGRQSRLQTQLMTLKTEIEEAKAQGTQMGAENGALTEALARWEAAAMESARRLDEAQQRARAAEAEAEACAAREAALRERAKALEAEMRPQRRVPQPRSRSVSRPRPSPRSRSRPGPSGGCRRPARRARG; encoded by the exons ATGGCCGAGCTGGGGCCAGAGCCGGGACGCGCGTGGCGGGTGCTAGCCCTGTGCGGGGCTGCGGTGTTCCTGGCGGCCGCAGCAGCCGGGGCGGCCCTGCTGGCCTGGAATCTGGCCTCTTCGACCTCCCGGGGACCTCGCTGCCCAGAGCCAGGGGCCAATGCCACGGCGCCCCCCAGGGACCTGGCACCTGAGGTCGAGGAACTGCGGAGAAAGCTGGCAGAGGCTACCCAGCACGAGGAGGCTCTGGCCAGACAGCTGGACCAAGCCAACCGAGTCCGTCTGGAGCTGGAGGAGGCACTAAGGGCCTGTCAGGGCCGCCAG AGCCGGCTTCAGACTCAACTGATGACGCTGAAGACTGAGATTGAAGAGGCCAAGGCACAGGGGACCCAGATGGGGGCTGAGAACGGGGCGCTCACAG AAGCCCTGGCGCGCTGGGAGGCGGCGGCCATGGAGTCTGCGCGGAGGTTGGACGAGGCACAGCAGCGCGCACGCGCGGCCGAGGCCGAAGCCGAAGCTTGCGCAGCCCGGGAGGCGGCGCTGCGCGAACGCGC TAAAGCCCTGGAAGCCGAGATGCGCCCCCAGCGCAGAGTGCCGCAACCCCGGTCCCGCTCCGTGTCCCGACCCCGACCCAGCCCCCGTTCGCGCTCTCGCCCAGGACCCTCTGGGGGCTGCCGGAGGCCGGCACGGCGCGCACGAGGGTGA